In Microtus pennsylvanicus isolate mMicPen1 chromosome 12, mMicPen1.hap1, whole genome shotgun sequence, the following proteins share a genomic window:
- the Cox7b2 gene encoding cytochrome c oxidase subunit 7B2, mitochondrial translates to MMFPLARYALNHLKIQRIWQVVARQGHTKPSSDFHDKYGNMLLASGSTFCFVGFVFYITQMGVEWNLSPVGRVTPKEWKNN, encoded by the coding sequence ATGATGTTTCCCTTGGCCAGATATGCACTAAACCATCTCAAGATTCAAAGAATTTGGCAAGTTGTGGCAAGACAGGGCCACACAAAGCCCTCATCGGATTTTCATGACAAATACGGCAATATGCTGCTAGCTAGTGGAtccactttctgttttgttgGATTTGTGTTTTATATAACACAGATGGGTGTAGAATGGAACCTGTCTCCTGTTGGTAGAGTTACCCCAAAAGAGTGGAAGAATAACTAA